One genomic region from Terriglobus aquaticus encodes:
- a CDS encoding tyrosine-protein phosphatase, whose translation MVDIHHHLIFGVDDGSPDLPTSVAMVQMAAEDGVTHLVATPHANEQYPYDRSAHEVRLRQIRDALPQSVSSRIQLGLGSDFHLDYDNTANIGAVTKQYAINGGPYLLIELSDTGIPARIDELLYQMRVAGLTPILTHPERNSTLQRSRSRLREWMKADMLVQVTANSLTGQFGKLANRIAWELMENRWVHFVSSDAHDLTRRTPRLSAAYEAVRKRMGEDTAERLFVINPLAVFQGKGLPPQPEALGVFTDERRSWFSDLMRRFR comes from the coding sequence ATGGTCGACATTCATCATCACCTGATCTTTGGGGTCGACGACGGATCGCCCGATCTACCCACGTCTGTCGCCATGGTGCAAATGGCGGCGGAGGACGGTGTGACACACCTGGTCGCCACGCCTCACGCCAACGAGCAATACCCTTACGATCGTTCGGCCCACGAAGTCCGCCTGCGGCAAATCCGGGATGCCCTGCCTCAGTCGGTCTCCTCTCGCATCCAGCTTGGGCTTGGGTCTGACTTCCACCTGGACTACGACAACACCGCGAACATCGGCGCGGTGACGAAGCAGTATGCGATCAACGGCGGGCCGTACTTATTGATCGAGCTATCCGATACAGGCATTCCTGCGCGGATTGATGAGCTGCTGTACCAGATGCGCGTCGCCGGCCTGACCCCCATCCTGACTCACCCGGAGCGGAACAGCACGCTGCAACGCTCGCGCAGCCGCCTGCGCGAATGGATGAAGGCGGACATGCTGGTGCAGGTGACCGCGAACTCCCTTACCGGGCAGTTCGGCAAGCTTGCCAACCGCATCGCGTGGGAGCTGATGGAAAACCGTTGGGTTCATTTTGTGAGCAGCGACGCGCACGATCTGACGCGCCGCACACCACGACTCAGCGCAGCATATGAAGCGGTCCGCAAGCGCATGGGGGAAGACACGGCGGAGCGCCTCTTTGTGATCAATCCGTTGGCCGTCTTTCAGGGCAAAGGCCTGCCGCCGCAGCCGGAAGCGCTCGGCGTTTTCACAGACGAGCGCAGAAGCTGGTTCAGCGATCTGATGCGTCGCTTTCGATAG
- a CDS encoding SDR family NAD(P)-dependent oxidoreductase, with product MTGGARRIGQALALSLARQGAHVVITSREVNCTAEDTVSELQRLAGNARAVRCDVTDPSSVHGAVEAAVDYLGGLDLLVNNAGAFETAPLEHITPEQWDAMFATNTRGPFLVAQAAHPHLKAASGRIVNIGSLGGMHPWATHAHYCTSKAALHMLSQTMAKAWAPEISVNCVAPGMIVLGETHDAAYDSFAAKTPMQRNGRADDVAAAVLFFATCPCFITGQLLAVDGGLGLS from the coding sequence GTGACAGGTGGAGCCCGGCGGATTGGCCAAGCGTTAGCGCTTTCGCTCGCCCGCCAGGGTGCCCACGTGGTCATCACCTCGCGCGAGGTCAACTGCACAGCCGAAGACACCGTCTCCGAACTGCAGCGGCTCGCTGGCAATGCGCGTGCAGTTCGTTGCGATGTCACGGACCCAAGCTCGGTGCACGGCGCGGTCGAAGCCGCAGTGGACTACCTGGGTGGCCTTGACCTCCTGGTCAACAACGCCGGCGCGTTTGAAACCGCTCCTCTGGAGCACATCACCCCGGAGCAGTGGGATGCCATGTTCGCGACCAACACGCGAGGTCCCTTCCTGGTAGCGCAGGCGGCGCATCCGCACCTGAAAGCCGCGAGCGGTCGCATCGTCAACATCGGCTCTCTTGGCGGTATGCATCCGTGGGCGACGCACGCGCATTACTGCACCAGCAAGGCCGCATTGCACATGCTCAGCCAAACCATGGCAAAGGCCTGGGCGCCGGAGATCAGCGTGAACTGCGTTGCTCCCGGCATGATCGTGCTGGGCGAAACACACGACGCAGCCTACGACAGCTTCGCCGCAAAGACTCCTATGCAACGCAACGGCCGAGCGGACGATGTTGCGGCGGCCGTTCTGTTTTTCGCCACCTGCCCCTGCTTTATCACCGGCCAACTGCTTGCGGTCGACGGCGGGCTCGGCCTCAGTTGA
- a CDS encoding co-chaperone GroES gives MASTFTPLHDRILVRRTEEGETMRGGIIIPDSAKEKPQQGTVVSVGKGKSNDEGKVFPLDVKAGDVILFGKYSGNEIKLDGEDLLIMREEEVLGILKS, from the coding sequence ATGGCATCCACGTTTACACCGCTGCACGACCGCATCCTGGTCCGCCGGACTGAAGAAGGCGAGACGATGCGCGGCGGCATCATCATTCCGGATTCCGCGAAAGAAAAGCCGCAGCAGGGCACGGTTGTGTCCGTCGGCAAGGGCAAGTCGAACGACGAAGGCAAGGTTTTCCCGCTCGACGTAAAGGCTGGCGACGTGATCCTGTTCGGCAAGTACTCCGGAAACGAGATCAAGCTGGACGGCGAAGACCTGCTCATCATGCGTGAGGAAGAAGTTCTCGGCATCCTCAAGTCGTAG
- the groL gene encoding chaperonin GroEL (60 kDa chaperone family; promotes refolding of misfolded polypeptides especially under stressful conditions; forms two stacked rings of heptamers to form a barrel-shaped 14mer; ends can be capped by GroES; misfolded proteins enter the barrel where they are refolded when GroES binds), translating to MAKTILHGEDSRQAILRGVNTLADAVKVTLGPKGRNVVIEKKFGSPTITKDGVTVAKEIEIKDPIENVGAQLVKEVASKTSDVAGDGTTTATVLAQAIYREGVKTVAAGANPTALKRGIDKAVEAIVGKRAEDGTVSGGALSKLSKPVSGDMIAQVGTISANSDSQIGTIIAEAMKKVGKDGVITVEESKTMETQLDVVEGMQFDRGYLSPYFVTDAERMEAALDDPYILIYEKKISSMKDLLPLLEQIARTGKPLVIIAEDVDGEALATLVVNKLRGTLNVAAVKAPGFGDRRKAMLGDIATLTGGQAITEDLGIKLESVKIEDLGRAKRVTIDKDNTTIIDGAGQDDKIEGRVREIRSQVEKTSSDYDREKLQERLAKLVGGVAVIKVGAATETEMKEKKARVEDAMHATRAAVEEGIVPGGGVALVRCAADVDALIKTLEGDEKIGATIIRRAIEEPLRQIVGNAGEEGAVVVGKILEGKDNTGYNAATGVFEDLVAAGVIDPTKVTRTALQNAASISGLLLTTEALISEIPEKAAPAGGGHSHGGGMDGMY from the coding sequence ATGGCAAAGACGATTCTGCACGGTGAAGATTCCCGTCAGGCGATTCTGCGCGGCGTGAACACCCTCGCCGACGCCGTCAAGGTAACGCTCGGTCCGAAGGGCCGCAACGTTGTTATCGAGAAGAAGTTCGGTTCCCCCACGATCACCAAGGACGGCGTGACCGTCGCCAAGGAAATCGAGATCAAGGACCCGATCGAAAACGTGGGCGCGCAACTGGTGAAGGAAGTTGCTTCGAAGACCAGCGATGTGGCCGGCGACGGCACCACGACCGCAACCGTGCTGGCGCAGGCTATCTACCGCGAAGGCGTGAAGACCGTTGCCGCCGGCGCGAACCCGACTGCCTTGAAGCGCGGCATCGACAAGGCTGTTGAGGCCATCGTCGGCAAGCGCGCCGAGGACGGCACTGTCAGCGGTGGAGCTCTTTCGAAGCTCTCCAAGCCCGTTTCCGGCGACATGATCGCGCAGGTCGGCACCATCTCCGCGAACTCGGATTCGCAGATCGGCACGATCATCGCCGAGGCGATGAAGAAGGTCGGCAAGGACGGCGTGATCACGGTCGAAGAGTCGAAGACCATGGAAACGCAGCTGGACGTGGTCGAAGGCATGCAGTTTGACCGCGGCTACCTGTCGCCCTACTTCGTGACCGATGCCGAGCGCATGGAAGCCGCGCTGGACGATCCGTACATCCTGATCTACGAGAAGAAGATCAGCTCGATGAAGGACCTGCTGCCCCTGCTGGAGCAGATTGCGCGCACCGGCAAGCCGCTGGTCATCATCGCGGAAGACGTGGACGGTGAGGCGCTGGCGACCCTGGTGGTCAACAAGCTGCGTGGCACGCTGAACGTTGCCGCCGTGAAGGCACCTGGCTTCGGCGACCGCCGCAAGGCCATGCTGGGCGACATCGCGACGCTGACCGGCGGTCAGGCGATCACGGAAGATCTGGGAATCAAGCTCGAGTCCGTGAAGATTGAAGACCTCGGCCGTGCGAAGCGCGTGACCATCGACAAGGACAACACCACGATCATCGACGGCGCAGGTCAGGACGACAAGATCGAAGGCCGCGTGCGCGAGATCCGTTCGCAGGTTGAGAAGACCTCGAGTGACTACGACCGCGAGAAGCTGCAGGAGCGTCTTGCCAAGCTGGTGGGCGGCGTCGCCGTCATCAAGGTCGGTGCTGCTACCGAGACCGAGATGAAGGAGAAGAAGGCCCGCGTAGAAGACGCAATGCACGCGACCCGCGCTGCCGTGGAAGAAGGCATCGTCCCGGGCGGTGGTGTGGCCCTGGTTCGCTGCGCTGCTGACGTGGATGCGCTGATCAAGACGCTGGAAGGCGACGAGAAGATCGGTGCGACCATCATCCGCCGCGCCATCGAGGAGCCGCTGCGTCAGATCGTTGGCAACGCCGGCGAAGAGGGTGCCGTGGTTGTGGGCAAGATCCTGGAAGGCAAGGACAACACCGGTTACAACGCGGCCACGGGCGTGTTCGAAGACCTGGTTGCGGCCGGCGTCATCGATCCGACCAAGGTGACCCGCACTGCCCTGCAGAACGCCGCATCGATCAGCGGCCTGCTGCTGACCACCGAGGCGCTGATCTCCGAGATTCCGGAGAAGGCAGCACCGGCGGGTGGCGGTCACTCGCACGGCGGCGGCATGGACGGCATGTACTAA
- a CDS encoding TetR/AcrR family transcriptional regulator: MEAILDATLQVLTKVGKEQLTTTRVASRAGVSVGTLYQYFPNKVSLLQACLRRHMDQVVAAMRDACNEQKGSEPIAMVDGLVEAYLAAKMHHIPSSAALYSISSDVDGMEIAKAAYATVRSDVTAMFATAPHLKKSPESVASIVLAAMNGVARRLLEAEQPEAELPNLRDELELMLHSYLKACCIAG, translated from the coding sequence GTGGAAGCGATCCTGGATGCGACCCTTCAGGTTTTGACCAAGGTCGGCAAGGAGCAACTCACCACGACGCGTGTCGCCTCTCGCGCCGGCGTGTCGGTTGGCACGCTCTACCAGTACTTCCCAAACAAGGTCTCGCTGCTGCAGGCGTGCCTGCGAAGACACATGGACCAGGTGGTCGCAGCCATGCGCGACGCCTGCAACGAGCAGAAGGGAAGTGAGCCTATCGCTATGGTGGACGGCCTCGTAGAGGCGTACCTCGCAGCCAAGATGCACCACATTCCCAGTAGTGCCGCGCTGTACTCCATCAGCTCGGACGTGGATGGAATGGAGATCGCAAAGGCAGCGTATGCGACTGTGCGGTCTGACGTGACCGCAATGTTCGCCACTGCGCCTCACCTGAAAAAGAGCCCTGAATCTGTTGCGTCCATCGTGCTCGCCGCGATGAACGGGGTCGCACGCCGTCTGTTGGAAGCGGAACAGCCCGAGGCCGAACTGCCCAACCTGCGTGACGAACTGGAGTTGATGCTTCACTCCTACCTGAAAGCCTGCTGCATCGCGGGATAA
- a CDS encoding aldo/keto reductase family oxidoreductase produces MMATNNLGGTFTFPDTNLTVNRLGYGAMQLAGPGVYGPPKDHDTAIAVLQAAVEAGVNHIDTSDFYGPHVTNQLIQEALYPYPENLVIVTKLGARREADKSWKPAQSPSELRSGVEDNLRNLRLDSLQVVNMRIMGNGPHGPTEGSVREQIEALAQMQQEGKIQHIGVSNVTAAQVREARSIVPIVCVQNLYNLVQREDESLLDELAADHIPYVPFFPLGGFTPLQSSELETVARSLNATPMQVALAWLLQRSPNILLIPGTSSLKHLEENLAAASLKLGEEALASLNQIGR; encoded by the coding sequence ATGATGGCAACGAATAATCTGGGTGGCACCTTTACTTTTCCTGACACAAACCTGACCGTCAATCGACTGGGCTACGGCGCGATGCAACTGGCTGGTCCCGGCGTTTACGGCCCACCCAAGGATCACGACACGGCTATCGCGGTGCTGCAGGCTGCGGTCGAGGCTGGTGTGAATCATATCGACACCAGCGACTTTTACGGTCCGCATGTGACGAATCAACTGATCCAGGAAGCACTTTACCCGTATCCGGAAAACCTGGTGATCGTGACCAAGCTGGGCGCTCGCCGCGAGGCTGACAAGTCTTGGAAGCCGGCGCAGTCGCCAAGCGAGTTGCGCTCCGGCGTGGAAGATAACCTGCGCAACCTGCGGCTGGACTCGCTGCAAGTTGTGAACATGCGCATTATGGGCAACGGGCCACATGGGCCGACAGAGGGCTCCGTTCGCGAACAGATTGAAGCGCTGGCGCAGATGCAGCAGGAAGGCAAGATTCAACACATTGGTGTGAGCAATGTGACTGCGGCTCAGGTGCGCGAGGCACGCAGCATCGTTCCGATCGTGTGCGTGCAAAACCTGTACAACCTGGTGCAGCGCGAGGATGAAAGCCTGCTGGATGAACTCGCCGCAGACCACATTCCGTATGTACCGTTCTTTCCGTTGGGCGGCTTCACACCGCTGCAGTCGTCCGAGTTGGAGACCGTGGCACGTTCGCTGAATGCAACACCGATGCAGGTGGCGTTGGCGTGGCTGCTGCAGCGTTCGCCGAACATCCTGCTGATTCCGGGAACCTCTTCGCTGAAGCATCTGGAAGAGAATCTTGCCGCTGCCTCGCTCAAGCTGGGGGAGGAAGCGCTGGCATCGCTGAACCAGATAGGGCGCTAA
- a CDS encoding ArnT family glycosyltransferase, which produces MARRLFLIGLLALLIRMVVVLAMYRDLPVSADHNEFGWEQGWIARSIALGHGFTSPFQPLDNVPTALVAPLYPYLLAGIFRVFGLYSNLSAFVALGLNALISASVVVPVYALAKEALGIWKGPARKGVQPASSPSNVWTRRVPWIAATVWALYPYSVTFSGSYLWDHTLTGALFAWTFLCALRLRQYGPSGWALWGLLYGVTALSNPSVLSLFPVLMLIAVIGGGMSVRAGLLRVFTAGAVLALVLLPWTIRNIRVLHAVVPMRDGYWGEFYAGNNDDTSETNPGWTHPGSNPAELKRYEHLGELRYMAEKREIALEHVSRKPGMFAVQCVRRFVRFWTGFWSFSPAYLRNQGLDLPNVPFCTVLTALSLIGLRTLLRLRQRASVCFLVTLLLFPLPYYLTHASVDYRQPIEPEIVVLIAFGSAELWRKWQVRRQTRQQLTQGVLVGS; this is translated from the coding sequence GTGGCCCGACGGTTGTTTCTGATCGGCCTGCTCGCTCTGCTGATCCGCATGGTCGTGGTGCTCGCCATGTACCGCGATCTGCCCGTGTCGGCTGACCACAACGAGTTCGGCTGGGAGCAGGGATGGATCGCGCGGTCCATTGCCCTGGGTCACGGGTTCACGTCGCCCTTTCAGCCGCTCGACAACGTTCCCACGGCACTGGTTGCGCCGCTCTATCCGTACCTGCTTGCCGGCATCTTCCGGGTCTTCGGGCTCTACTCGAATCTGTCCGCCTTTGTGGCGCTGGGACTGAATGCGCTGATCAGTGCGTCGGTGGTCGTCCCGGTGTACGCCCTGGCGAAGGAAGCCTTGGGGATCTGGAAGGGACCCGCGCGGAAAGGCGTTCAGCCTGCCTCTTCACCGAGCAATGTCTGGACACGCCGCGTGCCCTGGATCGCGGCGACGGTGTGGGCGTTGTACCCGTACTCCGTTACGTTCTCCGGAAGCTATCTCTGGGATCACACACTGACCGGCGCACTGTTTGCATGGACCTTTCTGTGTGCCTTGCGTCTGCGGCAATATGGCCCAAGCGGGTGGGCCCTGTGGGGTTTGCTGTACGGGGTCACAGCCCTTTCCAACCCAAGCGTCCTCTCCCTGTTTCCAGTTCTAATGCTCATCGCGGTGATCGGCGGCGGCATGTCCGTGCGAGCAGGCCTGCTCCGTGTATTCACGGCCGGAGCGGTGCTGGCGCTGGTACTGCTCCCATGGACAATCCGCAATATCCGTGTGCTGCACGCCGTAGTCCCCATGCGCGATGGCTACTGGGGCGAGTTCTACGCCGGCAACAACGACGACACAAGCGAGACCAATCCTGGCTGGACCCATCCTGGCAGCAACCCCGCGGAACTGAAGCGGTACGAACACCTGGGCGAGCTTCGCTACATGGCTGAGAAGCGAGAGATTGCGCTGGAGCATGTGTCGCGGAAGCCGGGTATGTTTGCAGTGCAATGTGTCCGCAGGTTCGTTCGATTCTGGACGGGGTTCTGGAGCTTTTCCCCGGCGTATCTCCGGAACCAAGGCTTGGACCTGCCGAACGTGCCCTTCTGCACGGTACTCACGGCGTTGAGCCTGATCGGGCTGCGCACCCTGTTGCGGCTGCGCCAGCGCGCAAGCGTGTGCTTTCTTGTCACGCTACTGCTCTTCCCACTCCCTTATTACCTGACACACGCGTCGGTGGACTACCGGCAGCCGATCGAGCCGGAGATTGTGGTGCTGATCGCGTTCGGTAGTGCAGAGTTGTGGCGCAAGTGGCAGGTGCGGCGCCAGACGCGGCAGCAACTCACGCAAGGCGTGCTGGTGGGCAGCTAG
- a CDS encoding beta-N-acetylhexosaminidase, which translates to MPLFLPRCLAASAVLLCAVAPTFAQNAPRDVLMPKPASVQFAADGLRVQPGLTVVLSRSQSPRLQAATLRFLKRMEDKTGTELPRSISTGSSGTIVLEVASDGEAVQGPEENESYSLEVTTTGVHLKAATTVGALHGMETIYQLTQPAGNGYVIQAATVQDSPRFPWRGLMIDCSRHFEPLDLLKRNIDAMAAVKLNVFHWHLVDDQGFRIESKVFPKLTQLGSDGKFYTQAEARELVEYARARGIRVVPEIEMPGHSAAWLVAYPELNSGTKPDGIRQEFGISDTALDPTRDETYQFIGRLLAEITTIFPDPYLHIGGDETPAPDWKKNPRILEFKKAHNLKDNEALQAYFNTRVLAILTKLNRKMLGWDEILNPDLPKSIVIQSWRGEASLSAGAQQGYQGVLSAPYYLDAMKTAGVHYLADPVPAETKLTTDQQKLILGGEVCMWAEQLNERTVESRVWPRTAAMAERFWSAQNVRDVDDMYRRLLPTSLELETFGLRHLSSEDAGLRSIAGTERIGALRSFAQAFEPVPFGNRYQEQHTSQLTPLTNFVDAVVPDPPVKHRLELATRALTGSAGTPAASTAATELTEYYQTVGASVPDVQAMIANAPRLQPMAQRAQQLTALSQIGVQAVHYLTAHQPAPPSWKADSLAQLEAAKKPSAIVRFVFQDSLTQLVQAVQ; encoded by the coding sequence ATGCCGCTGTTCCTGCCCCGCTGCCTCGCTGCGTCCGCCGTACTGCTTTGTGCCGTCGCTCCCACCTTTGCGCAGAATGCGCCGCGCGATGTGCTGATGCCCAAGCCAGCCAGTGTGCAGTTTGCGGCAGACGGTCTGCGCGTGCAGCCCGGTTTGACGGTGGTGTTGTCGCGATCGCAGTCGCCGCGCCTTCAGGCGGCAACACTTCGCTTCCTGAAACGCATGGAGGACAAGACGGGAACGGAGCTGCCGCGGTCCATCAGCACCGGCAGCAGCGGCACGATCGTGCTGGAGGTTGCGAGCGACGGTGAAGCGGTGCAGGGCCCGGAAGAGAACGAAAGCTATTCGCTGGAAGTGACCACGACCGGCGTGCACCTGAAAGCCGCCACCACAGTGGGTGCGCTGCACGGCATGGAGACGATCTACCAGCTCACACAGCCTGCCGGGAACGGTTACGTGATCCAGGCTGCAACGGTGCAGGACAGCCCGCGCTTTCCGTGGCGCGGTCTGATGATTGACTGCAGTCGGCATTTCGAGCCGCTGGACCTGCTGAAGCGCAATATCGACGCCATGGCCGCGGTGAAGCTGAACGTATTCCACTGGCACCTGGTCGACGATCAGGGATTTCGCATCGAAAGCAAAGTCTTCCCGAAGCTGACGCAGTTGGGCTCGGATGGAAAGTTCTACACGCAGGCTGAAGCGCGCGAGCTGGTAGAGTACGCGCGTGCACGCGGCATACGAGTCGTGCCGGAGATCGAGATGCCGGGTCACTCCGCGGCTTGGCTGGTGGCGTATCCGGAGTTGAACAGTGGAACGAAACCGGACGGCATCCGCCAGGAGTTCGGCATTTCCGATACCGCGCTGGATCCCACGCGCGACGAGACATACCAATTCATCGGACGGTTGCTGGCGGAGATCACGACGATCTTTCCGGACCCGTACCTGCACATCGGCGGAGACGAGACACCCGCTCCGGACTGGAAGAAGAACCCTCGCATTCTCGAGTTCAAGAAGGCGCACAATCTGAAGGACAACGAAGCGCTGCAGGCGTACTTCAACACGCGTGTGCTGGCGATCTTAACCAAGCTGAATCGCAAGATGCTGGGCTGGGATGAAATCCTGAACCCTGACCTGCCGAAGAGCATTGTGATTCAGTCGTGGCGTGGCGAGGCGTCGCTGTCAGCAGGCGCGCAACAGGGGTATCAGGGGGTGCTTTCCGCTCCGTATTACCTGGACGCGATGAAGACAGCAGGCGTTCACTATCTGGCTGACCCCGTTCCCGCGGAAACGAAGCTCACCACCGATCAGCAGAAACTGATCCTAGGCGGTGAGGTCTGCATGTGGGCGGAGCAGTTGAACGAGCGCACAGTAGAGTCGAGAGTCTGGCCGCGCACCGCGGCGATGGCCGAGCGCTTCTGGTCTGCGCAGAATGTTCGCGACGTCGATGACATGTATCGTCGACTTCTACCCACCTCGCTGGAACTGGAGACGTTTGGGCTGCGGCACCTGTCGAGCGAGGACGCGGGCCTGCGGTCGATTGCAGGGACAGAGCGCATCGGCGCTTTACGGAGCTTTGCCCAGGCCTTTGAGCCTGTGCCCTTCGGCAACCGCTACCAGGAGCAACACACGTCGCAACTAACGCCGCTGACGAACTTCGTGGATGCCGTGGTACCCGACCCGCCGGTGAAGCATCGGCTGGAGCTTGCCACTAGAGCTTTGACCGGCAGCGCTGGCACGCCTGCTGCGAGCACCGCCGCAACCGAGCTGACGGAGTACTACCAGACGGTCGGCGCTTCGGTGCCGGACGTGCAAGCAATGATCGCCAATGCGCCACGCCTGCAGCCCATGGCTCAGCGCGCGCAGCAGTTGACCGCCCTGAGCCAGATCGGCGTCCAAGCTGTGCACTATCTGACCGCTCACCAGCCTGCGCCGCCTAGCTGGAAAGCCGACAGCCTCGCGCAACTGGAAGCTGCGAAGAAGCCGTCAGCGATCGTCCGATTCGTGTTTCAGGATTCGCTGACGCAACTCGTGCAGGCGGTGCAGTAG
- a CDS encoding alpha,alpha-phosphotrehalase yields the protein MTLLSPSTPVATAQADASTPAHAVTVINGYSRQWWKEAVVYQIYPRSFQDSNGDGIGDLNGITSRLDYLQKLGINVIWLSPHFDSPNADNGYDIRDYRKVMTEFGTMADFDRMLAGIKQRHMRLIIDLVVNHTSDEHRWFQESRKSRTNPYRDYYIWRDGRPNPSAPHGFDPPNNYPSYFSGSAWQWDDTTKQFYLHLFAVKQPDLNWENPKVRQEVYSLMRFWLDKGVDGFRMDVIPLISKIPGLPDLSPEQLKDPSKVWANGPRRDEFLQEMNREVLSKYDDMSVGEAIGIGLAETHNIVGEDRHELSEIFNFDATRIGAKGGYEYAPLNLPDLKAIYSAHARVLGKQDWDTVFLGNHDMSRVVSRWGDVSTPENRALSAKMLQTMVLTLRGTAYLYQGDELGMTNYPWTKISEFNDIEVQNRFKTDVASGRMTEQQLIQGAAAYGRDNSRTPMQWDTTKNAGFSSGTKTWQPVNPNYTTINAASQVNDPDSIYSFNRQMIALRHSDPAFVYGDYQDLDPKHQQVFIYTRTLGSAKYLVVLNFSKQPVEYSLPGGSAAGQLKLGNYRDTSDAPGSSTLHLRPWESRVYRQ from the coding sequence ATGACCCTGCTTTCACCCTCCACTCCGGTTGCGACCGCGCAAGCCGATGCATCCACTCCAGCCCATGCGGTGACCGTGATCAACGGCTATTCGCGGCAATGGTGGAAGGAGGCAGTGGTCTATCAGATCTATCCGCGCTCGTTCCAGGATTCCAATGGTGACGGCATCGGTGATCTTAACGGCATCACCAGCCGCCTTGATTACCTGCAGAAGCTCGGGATCAACGTGATCTGGCTGAGCCCCCACTTCGATTCGCCGAACGCCGACAACGGCTATGACATCCGCGACTACCGCAAGGTGATGACGGAGTTCGGCACCATGGCCGACTTCGATCGCATGCTCGCCGGCATCAAGCAGCGGCACATGCGCCTGATCATCGACCTTGTGGTGAACCACACTAGCGATGAGCACCGCTGGTTTCAGGAATCGCGCAAGTCGCGCACCAATCCCTACCGCGACTATTACATCTGGCGCGACGGACGGCCGAACCCTTCGGCACCCCACGGCTTCGATCCGCCCAACAACTATCCTTCGTACTTCAGCGGCTCAGCCTGGCAGTGGGATGACACGACAAAGCAGTTCTACCTGCACCTGTTTGCCGTCAAGCAGCCTGATCTGAACTGGGAGAACCCGAAGGTTCGCCAAGAGGTGTACAGCCTCATGCGCTTCTGGCTCGACAAGGGCGTCGACGGCTTCCGCATGGACGTGATTCCGCTGATCAGCAAAATTCCCGGCCTGCCTGACCTGTCGCCGGAGCAGTTGAAGGACCCCTCCAAGGTGTGGGCCAACGGTCCGCGACGCGACGAGTTCCTGCAGGAGATGAATCGCGAGGTGCTCTCCAAGTACGACGACATGAGCGTCGGGGAGGCCATTGGCATCGGGCTCGCGGAAACGCACAACATCGTCGGCGAGGACCGCCATGAGCTGAGCGAAATCTTCAACTTTGATGCGACTCGCATCGGTGCCAAAGGCGGCTACGAGTATGCGCCGCTGAACCTGCCCGACCTGAAAGCCATCTACAGCGCACATGCGCGGGTGCTCGGCAAACAGGACTGGGACACCGTTTTCCTCGGCAACCACGACATGTCGCGCGTGGTGTCTCGCTGGGGAGATGTTTCTACGCCAGAGAATCGCGCGTTGAGCGCCAAGATGCTGCAGACGATGGTGCTCACGTTGCGTGGCACGGCCTATCTGTATCAGGGCGATGAGCTCGGCATGACCAACTATCCGTGGACCAAGATCAGCGAGTTCAACGATATTGAAGTGCAGAACCGCTTCAAGACGGACGTAGCTTCGGGCAGGATGACCGAACAGCAGTTGATCCAGGGTGCCGCCGCGTACGGCCGCGACAACTCACGCACCCCCATGCAGTGGGACACAACCAAGAATGCTGGATTCAGCAGTGGCACAAAGACCTGGCAACCGGTGAATCCGAACTACACGACGATCAACGCCGCCAGCCAGGTGAACGATCCGGATTCGATCTACAGCTTCAACCGGCAGATGATTGCGTTGCGCCACAGCGATCCTGCCTTCGTCTACGGCGACTACCAGGACCTGGACCCGAAGCATCAACAGGTCTTCATCTACACGCGCACGCTCGGCTCTGCGAAGTACCTTGTCGTGCTGAACTTTTCGAAGCAGCCAGTCGAGTACAGCTTGCCGGGTGGCTCCGCGGCAGGGCAGTTGAAGCTTGGTAACTATCGAGACACTTCCGACGCTCCGGGATCGTCGACTTTGCATCTGCGGCCGTGGGAGTCCCGGGTCTACCGACAGTAG